One Aegilops tauschii subsp. strangulata cultivar AL8/78 chromosome 7, Aet v6.0, whole genome shotgun sequence genomic window carries:
- the LOC109742440 gene encoding auxin response factor 17 isoform X1 has translation MRLSSPAGAVLPAQAPPSPEVAEEHKCLNSELWHACAGPLVSLPAVGSRVVYFPQGHSEQVAASTNKEIESQIPNYPNLPPQLICQLHNVTMHADAETDEVYAQMTLQPLNPQELKDPYLPAELGTANKQPTNYFCKTLTASDTSTHGGFSVPRRAAEKVFPPLDFTMQPPAQELFAKDLHGNEWKFRHIFRGQPKRHLLTTGWSVFVSAKRLVAGDSVLFIWNDNNQLLLGIRRATRPQTVMPSSVLSSDSMHIGLLAAAAHAASTNSRFTIFYNPRASPCEFVIPLAKYVKAVYHTRISVGMRFRMLFETEESSVRRYMGTITGISDLDAVRWPNSHWRSVKVGWDESTAGERQPRVSLWEIEPLTTFPMYPTPFPLRLKRPWPTGLPSLHGGKDDDLTSSLMWLRDSANPGFQSLNFGGAGMNPWMQPRLDASLLGLQPDIYQTMAAAAFQDPTKMSPTMLQFQQPQNMVGRATPLLQSQILQQMQPQFQQQSYLQNMNGTTIQGQAHSEFLQQQLQRCQSFNEQKPQLLQQQESNQQQSQGMQVPQHQHMQQQKNMANYQPAYSQLSPGPQSSPAALQTASPFSQPQSFSDTNMSSLSPSGAPTMHNTLGPFSSETASHLSMSRPTAVPVPDSWSSKRVAVESLIPSRPQSTPHMEQLSSTPPSIPQSSALAPLPGRGCLVDQDGSSDPQNHLLFGVNIDSHSLLMQGGLHDENDSTAIPYSTSNFLSPSQHDFSLDQTLNSSGCLDESGYVPCSHTPDQVNQPPATFVKVYKSGTYGRSLDITKFSNYHELRRELGRLFGLEGQLEDPMRSGWQLVFVDREEDVLLVGDDPWQEFVNSVSCIKILSPQEVQQMGKQGLELLSSAPGKRLGGGGGSSCDDYASRQESRSLSTGIASVGSVEVEF, from the exons ATGAGGCTCTCGTCGCCGGCGGGCGCCGTCCTCCCGGCCcaggcgccgccgtcgccggaag TTGCTGAGGAGCACAAGTGCCTGAATTCGGAGCTATGGCACGCTTGCGCCGGCCCGCTCGTCTCCTTGCCCGCGGTCGGCAGCAGGGTGGTGTACTTCCCACAGGGTCACAGCGAGCAG GTAGCCGCATCGACGAATAAGGAGATCGAGTCTCAGATCCCCAACTATCCCAATTTGCCTCCACAGCTTATCTGCCAGCTGCACAATGTGACCATGCAT GCTGATGCGGAGACGGACGAGGTCTATGCGCAGATGACCTTGCAACCACTTAACCCG caagagctcaaggatcCGTATCTACCTGCTGAATTAGGTACTGCAAACAAACAGCCAACGAATTATTTTTGCAAAACATTAACTGCGAGTGACACAAGCACGCATGGCGGCTTCTCTGTTCCCCGGCGAGCAGCTGAGAAAGTGTTTCCTCCGCTG GATTTCACTATGCAGCCTCCAGCACAGGAGTTGTTTGCAAAAGATCTTCATGGCAATGAGTGGAAATTCCGTCACATCTTTCGCG GTCAGCCAAAGCGGCATCTTCTCACTACAGGCTGGAGTGTCTTTGTAAGTGCAAAGAGACTTGTCGCTGGGGACTCTGTCCTATTTATCTG GAATGACAACAATCAGCTTCTTCTGGGAATTCGCCGGGCAACTCGGCCACAAACTGTCATGCCATCTTCTGTCCTATCTAGCGACAGCATGCACATTGGTCTTCTTGCTGCAGCTGCTCATGCTGCTTCAACAAATAGCCGGTTTACAATCTTTTATAACCCAAG AGCCAGTCCTTGTGAGTTTGTTATACCACTTGCCAAGTATGTAAAAGCCGTGTATCATACCCGTATATCGGTGGGGATGCGTTTCAGGATGCTTTTTGAGACAGAAGAATCAAGTGTTAGGAG ATACATGGGGACAATTACAGGAATTAGTGATCTTGATGCTGTTCGTTGGCCAAACTCACATTGGCGCTCTGTAAAG GTTGGCTGGGATGAATCAACTGCTGGAGAGAGACAGCCAAGGGTGTCACTTTGGGAGATTGAACCCCTGACAACTTTCCCGATGTATCCTACTCCTTTTCCTCTTAGACTGAAGCGACCTTGGCCAACAGGCTTGCCTTCTCTGCATG GTGGTAAGGACGATGACTTGACTTCCTCGCTCATGTGGCTTCGAGATAGCGCAAACCCTGGCTTCCAGTCGCTGAATTTCGGTGGTGCTGGTATGAATCCCTGGATGCAGCCAAGGCTGGATGCGTCGTTGCTTGGTCTACAGCCTGACATTTACCAAACGATGGCTGCGGCTGCGTTCCAGGACCCAACAAAGATGTCTCCCACGATGTTGCAGTTCCAGCAGCCACAAAACATGGTTGGTAGAGCTACGCCGCTTCTGCAAAGCCAGATTTTGCAGCAAATGCAACCTCAGTTTCAGCAGCAGTCATACCTTCAAAACATGAATGGCACCACTATCCAAGGCCAGGCTCACTCTGAGTTCCTTCAACAGCAGCTCCAACGTTGCCAGTCCTTCAATGAGCAGAAGCCACAGCTTCTCCAACAACAAGAATCAAATCAGCAGCAATCACAGGGTATGCAAGTCCCTCAACATCAGCATATGCAACAACAGAAGAATATGGCAAACTACCAGCCAGCATATTCTCAACTCTCCCCAGGTCCTCAGTCATCTCCTGCAGCACTGCAAACAGCCTCACCGTTTTCGCAGCCTCAGAGCTTTTCGGACACGAATATGAGCTCATTGTCCCCATCTGGTGCCCCCACCATGCATAATACATTGGGGCCATTCTCATCAGAAACAGCTTCACACCTAAGTATGTCAAGGCCTACTGCGGTACCTGTCCCTGACTCATGGTCGTCAAAGCGAGTTGCAGTGGAGTCTCTGATTCCTTCTCGGCCTCAGTCTACACCGCACATGGAACAGCTATCCTCAACACCACCAAGCATACCTCAAAGCTCTGCATTGGCGCCACTTCCTGGAAGAGGTTGCTTGGTGGATCAAGATGGGAGCTCTGATCCTCAAAACCATCTTTTGTTCGGCGTTAATATAGACTCACACTCACTTCTGATGCAAGGAGGTCTTCATGACGAGAATGATTCGACGGCAATTCCCTATTCCACTTCCAATTTTCTGAGCCCTTCTCAACATGATTTCTCCTTGGATCAGACACTAAACAGTTCAGGATGCTTGGATGAGTCGGGATATGTGCCATGTTCACACACCCCTGATCAAGTGAATCAACCACCTGCAACCTTTGTGAAG GTTTACAAATCTGGAACCTACGGAAGGTCGCTTGATATCACCAAGTTTAGCAACTACCATGAACTACGTAGGGAACTGGGGCGCCTATTTGGCCTTGAAGGCCAGTTGGAAGACCCTATGAGATCAGGCTGGCAGCTTGTATTCGTCGACCGGGAGGAGGACGTCCTTCTGGTCGGCGACGACCCTTGGCA GGAGTTCGTGAACAGCGTGTCCTGCATAAAGATCCTGTCCCCGCAGGAGGTGCAGCAGATGGGCAAGCAGGGCCTGGAGCTGCTGAGCTCGGCCCCCGGGAAGaggctgggcggcggcggcggtagcAGCTGCGACGACTACGCGAGCAGGCAGGAGTCGAGGAGCCTGAGCACCGGGATCGCGTCGGTCGGCTCGGTCGAAGTCGAGTTCTGA
- the LOC109742440 gene encoding auxin response factor 17 isoform X2, producing the protein MRLSSPAGAVLPAQAPPSPEVAEEHKCLNSELWHACAGPLVSLPAVGSRVVYFPQGHSEQVAASTNKEIESQIPNYPNLPPQLICQLHNVTMHADAETDEVYAQMTLQPLNPQELKDPYLPAELGTANKQPTNYFCKTLTASDTSTHGGFSVPRRAAEKVFPPLDFTMQPPAQELFAKDLHGNEWKFRHIFRGQPKRHLLTTGWSVFVSAKRLVAGDSVLFIWNDNNQLLLGIRRATRPQTVMPSSVLSSDSMHIGLLAAAAHAASTNSRFTIFYNPRASPCEFVIPLAKYVKAVYHTRISVGMRFRMLFETEESSVRRYMGTITGISDLDAVRWPNSHWRSVKVGWDESTAGERQPRVSLWEIEPLTTFPMYPTPFPLRLKRPWPTGLPSLHGGKDDDLTSSLMWLRDSANPGFQSLNFGGAGMNPWMQPRLDASLLGLQPDIYQTMAAAAFQDPTKMSPTMLQFQQPQNMVGRATPLLQSQILQQMQPQFQQQSYLQNMNGTTIQGQAHSEFLQQQLQRCQSFNEQKPQLLQQQESNQQQSQGMQVPQHQHMQQQKNMANYQPAYSQLSPGPQSSPAALQTASPFSQPQSFSDTNMSSLSPSGAPTMHNTLGPFSSETASHLSMSRPTAVPVPDSWSSKRVAVESLIPSRPQSTPHMEQLSSTPPSIPQSSALAPLPGRGCLVDQDGSSDPQNHLLFGVNIDSHSLLMQGGLHDENDSTAIPYSTSNFLSPSQHDFSLDQTLNSSGCLDESGYVPCSHTPDQVNQPPATFVKVYKSGTYGRSLDITKFSNYHELRRELGRLFGLEGQLEDPMRSGWQLVFVDREEDVLLVGDDPWQEFVNSVSCIKILSPQEVQQMGKQGLELLSSAPGKRLGGGGGSSCDDYASRQESRSLSTGIASVGSVEVEF; encoded by the exons ATGAGGCTCTCGTCGCCGGCGGGCGCCGTCCTCCCGGCCcaggcgccgccgtcgccggaag TTGCTGAGGAGCACAAGTGCCTGAATTCGGAGCTATGGCACGCTTGCGCCGGCCCGCTCGTCTCCTTGCCCGCGGTCGGCAGCAGGGTGGTGTACTTCCCACAGGGTCACAGCGAGCAGGTTG CCGCATCGACGAATAAGGAGATCGAGTCTCAGATCCCCAACTATCCCAATTTGCCTCCACAGCTTATCTGCCAGCTGCACAATGTGACCATGCAT GCTGATGCGGAGACGGACGAGGTCTATGCGCAGATGACCTTGCAACCACTTAACCCG caagagctcaaggatcCGTATCTACCTGCTGAATTAGGTACTGCAAACAAACAGCCAACGAATTATTTTTGCAAAACATTAACTGCGAGTGACACAAGCACGCATGGCGGCTTCTCTGTTCCCCGGCGAGCAGCTGAGAAAGTGTTTCCTCCGCTG GATTTCACTATGCAGCCTCCAGCACAGGAGTTGTTTGCAAAAGATCTTCATGGCAATGAGTGGAAATTCCGTCACATCTTTCGCG GTCAGCCAAAGCGGCATCTTCTCACTACAGGCTGGAGTGTCTTTGTAAGTGCAAAGAGACTTGTCGCTGGGGACTCTGTCCTATTTATCTG GAATGACAACAATCAGCTTCTTCTGGGAATTCGCCGGGCAACTCGGCCACAAACTGTCATGCCATCTTCTGTCCTATCTAGCGACAGCATGCACATTGGTCTTCTTGCTGCAGCTGCTCATGCTGCTTCAACAAATAGCCGGTTTACAATCTTTTATAACCCAAG AGCCAGTCCTTGTGAGTTTGTTATACCACTTGCCAAGTATGTAAAAGCCGTGTATCATACCCGTATATCGGTGGGGATGCGTTTCAGGATGCTTTTTGAGACAGAAGAATCAAGTGTTAGGAG ATACATGGGGACAATTACAGGAATTAGTGATCTTGATGCTGTTCGTTGGCCAAACTCACATTGGCGCTCTGTAAAG GTTGGCTGGGATGAATCAACTGCTGGAGAGAGACAGCCAAGGGTGTCACTTTGGGAGATTGAACCCCTGACAACTTTCCCGATGTATCCTACTCCTTTTCCTCTTAGACTGAAGCGACCTTGGCCAACAGGCTTGCCTTCTCTGCATG GTGGTAAGGACGATGACTTGACTTCCTCGCTCATGTGGCTTCGAGATAGCGCAAACCCTGGCTTCCAGTCGCTGAATTTCGGTGGTGCTGGTATGAATCCCTGGATGCAGCCAAGGCTGGATGCGTCGTTGCTTGGTCTACAGCCTGACATTTACCAAACGATGGCTGCGGCTGCGTTCCAGGACCCAACAAAGATGTCTCCCACGATGTTGCAGTTCCAGCAGCCACAAAACATGGTTGGTAGAGCTACGCCGCTTCTGCAAAGCCAGATTTTGCAGCAAATGCAACCTCAGTTTCAGCAGCAGTCATACCTTCAAAACATGAATGGCACCACTATCCAAGGCCAGGCTCACTCTGAGTTCCTTCAACAGCAGCTCCAACGTTGCCAGTCCTTCAATGAGCAGAAGCCACAGCTTCTCCAACAACAAGAATCAAATCAGCAGCAATCACAGGGTATGCAAGTCCCTCAACATCAGCATATGCAACAACAGAAGAATATGGCAAACTACCAGCCAGCATATTCTCAACTCTCCCCAGGTCCTCAGTCATCTCCTGCAGCACTGCAAACAGCCTCACCGTTTTCGCAGCCTCAGAGCTTTTCGGACACGAATATGAGCTCATTGTCCCCATCTGGTGCCCCCACCATGCATAATACATTGGGGCCATTCTCATCAGAAACAGCTTCACACCTAAGTATGTCAAGGCCTACTGCGGTACCTGTCCCTGACTCATGGTCGTCAAAGCGAGTTGCAGTGGAGTCTCTGATTCCTTCTCGGCCTCAGTCTACACCGCACATGGAACAGCTATCCTCAACACCACCAAGCATACCTCAAAGCTCTGCATTGGCGCCACTTCCTGGAAGAGGTTGCTTGGTGGATCAAGATGGGAGCTCTGATCCTCAAAACCATCTTTTGTTCGGCGTTAATATAGACTCACACTCACTTCTGATGCAAGGAGGTCTTCATGACGAGAATGATTCGACGGCAATTCCCTATTCCACTTCCAATTTTCTGAGCCCTTCTCAACATGATTTCTCCTTGGATCAGACACTAAACAGTTCAGGATGCTTGGATGAGTCGGGATATGTGCCATGTTCACACACCCCTGATCAAGTGAATCAACCACCTGCAACCTTTGTGAAG GTTTACAAATCTGGAACCTACGGAAGGTCGCTTGATATCACCAAGTTTAGCAACTACCATGAACTACGTAGGGAACTGGGGCGCCTATTTGGCCTTGAAGGCCAGTTGGAAGACCCTATGAGATCAGGCTGGCAGCTTGTATTCGTCGACCGGGAGGAGGACGTCCTTCTGGTCGGCGACGACCCTTGGCA GGAGTTCGTGAACAGCGTGTCCTGCATAAAGATCCTGTCCCCGCAGGAGGTGCAGCAGATGGGCAAGCAGGGCCTGGAGCTGCTGAGCTCGGCCCCCGGGAAGaggctgggcggcggcggcggtagcAGCTGCGACGACTACGCGAGCAGGCAGGAGTCGAGGAGCCTGAGCACCGGGATCGCGTCGGTCGGCTCGGTCGAAGTCGAGTTCTGA